In Pseudomonas sp. DNDY-54, a genomic segment contains:
- a CDS encoding DUF3094 family protein → MPSRLNPEDQKRVDQYLSAPQHQVERRPFRPWLLLVLVLAVVFGLGLLSRLLSRLVL, encoded by the coding sequence ATGCCAAGCCGCCTGAATCCCGAAGACCAGAAACGCGTTGACCAGTATCTCAGCGCACCACAGCATCAAGTCGAGCGCCGGCCCTTTCGGCCCTGGCTGCTCCTTGTGCTGGTTCTGGCTGTCGTCTTCGGTCTAGGCCTACTGAGCCGCCTCCTGAGTCGCCTGGTGTTGTGA
- a CDS encoding DUF1631 domain-containing protein, which produces MRTDAKVVHLKATPEQKPTSPAGRLPVALISVRDKAAQQLRLSLQTLFDNADDSLFEIADRATSNAEQNAFFEAMRDLRMKRRGIERSFLQHVFESFAKLNQYEIGKPPQPEASFESLALVQNDELEESVAIDTMVAKVMSRASQPLSHLTTRMNVLVSRKLDDKNNPLGPQQLCEYFLEACRSLGVEIKVKLIILKLFERYVLTDLDQLYAESNQTLVAAGILPELQSALPRRSPSRPGATGGSTQQSGSGFSESAAYTDNGVHEAFGALQALLSELRGSALPARNLPSDAVPISSNDLMRLLSHLQSRAPHQVDEYDLQGQLEQLLHRVSAKSGKSRVVGEVDEDVINLVSMLFEFILDDRTLPDSLKALIGRLQIPVLKVAVLDKTFFSRGSHPARRLLNEIASAAMGWGDQDEAQRDSLYQKIEQVVARLLNDFVDDPAIFSELLADFLAFTGDERRRSELLEQRTRDAEEGRAKAEMARQEVEHALNERLLGKTLPEVVVRLLQEAWSKVLLLTCLKHGTQSEQWQSALATMDELIWSVGPHESPESRSQLLELVPSLLKKLREGLVSAAFDPFSTSDFFTQLEALHVQTLQQLNQPIIQSAPSNDSLTQRETVTDQTLELPPRDEHVDSPATPAMVQVNEEIVLLAPGESREQEPEINLADSDEALIQVDNLRVGSWVEFQEDEDHKLRCKLAAVIKPTGKYIFVNRTGMKVLEKTRMGLAIEFRRGAIRLLNDALLFDRALESVIGNLRNLKHTSR; this is translated from the coding sequence ATGCGAACCGATGCGAAAGTGGTGCATCTCAAGGCCACCCCTGAGCAAAAGCCGACCTCGCCGGCAGGCAGACTGCCGGTCGCGCTCATCAGCGTCCGCGATAAAGCGGCTCAACAGCTGCGCCTATCGCTGCAGACGTTATTCGATAACGCAGACGATTCGCTCTTCGAAATTGCCGATCGCGCCACCAGTAACGCTGAGCAGAACGCTTTCTTCGAAGCCATGCGTGACTTGCGCATGAAGCGCCGCGGCATTGAACGCAGTTTTTTACAGCATGTCTTCGAATCCTTCGCCAAACTCAATCAGTACGAGATTGGCAAGCCGCCGCAGCCGGAAGCATCATTCGAAAGTCTGGCACTGGTGCAAAACGACGAGCTGGAAGAATCCGTTGCGATCGACACGATGGTCGCCAAGGTAATGAGCCGCGCCAGCCAGCCACTGAGCCACCTCACGACTCGCATGAACGTGCTGGTGAGCAGAAAACTGGACGACAAGAACAATCCGCTGGGCCCCCAACAGCTCTGCGAATATTTCCTTGAGGCGTGCCGCAGCCTGGGCGTCGAGATCAAGGTCAAGCTGATCATTCTCAAGCTGTTCGAACGCTACGTCCTGACAGACCTCGATCAGCTCTACGCCGAATCGAACCAGACGCTGGTCGCGGCTGGGATCCTGCCGGAATTGCAGTCGGCATTACCGCGCCGCTCGCCAAGCCGGCCAGGCGCGACGGGGGGCAGCACGCAGCAATCAGGTTCAGGCTTTAGCGAATCGGCCGCGTACACCGACAATGGCGTGCACGAAGCGTTCGGCGCGCTTCAGGCTCTGCTATCGGAGCTACGTGGCAGCGCACTACCCGCCCGTAACCTGCCGAGTGACGCCGTCCCGATTTCCAGTAACGACCTGATGCGCCTGCTCTCGCATTTACAGTCTCGCGCCCCACACCAAGTTGACGAATACGATCTCCAGGGGCAGCTTGAACAACTCCTGCACCGTGTCAGCGCCAAGAGCGGTAAATCGCGCGTTGTCGGCGAGGTAGACGAAGACGTCATAAATCTTGTGTCGATGTTGTTCGAGTTCATCCTTGACGATCGCACGTTGCCGGACTCGCTCAAGGCATTGATTGGTCGACTGCAGATCCCTGTACTGAAAGTCGCGGTGCTGGACAAGACGTTCTTCAGCCGCGGCAGCCATCCTGCGCGCCGCCTGCTCAACGAGATTGCTTCGGCAGCTATGGGCTGGGGCGATCAGGACGAAGCCCAGCGCGACAGTCTTTACCAGAAGATCGAGCAGGTCGTGGCCCGCCTGCTGAACGACTTTGTCGACGACCCCGCTATCTTTTCCGAGCTGCTGGCCGATTTCCTTGCCTTCACAGGCGATGAGCGCCGCCGCAGCGAGCTACTTGAGCAACGCACCCGGGATGCCGAAGAAGGCCGCGCCAAGGCCGAGATGGCCCGTCAGGAAGTCGAGCACGCGTTGAATGAACGCCTGCTTGGCAAGACGCTTCCCGAGGTGGTCGTCCGGCTGCTGCAAGAAGCCTGGAGCAAAGTGCTGCTTTTGACCTGTCTGAAGCACGGCACTCAATCCGAGCAATGGCAGTCCGCCTTGGCCACGATGGACGAGCTGATCTGGAGCGTAGGGCCGCATGAGAGCCCTGAATCACGCTCCCAGCTGCTGGAACTGGTACCGAGTTTGCTGAAAAAACTTCGTGAGGGTTTGGTCAGTGCCGCGTTTGACCCTTTCTCCACGAGTGACTTCTTCACCCAACTGGAGGCGTTGCATGTACAAACATTACAGCAACTCAACCAGCCGATTATTCAATCTGCCCCTAGCAACGATTCGCTCACTCAGCGCGAGACCGTTACTGACCAGACGCTAGAACTTCCTCCGCGCGACGAACACGTCGACAGCCCCGCCACGCCTGCCATGGTTCAGGTCAATGAGGAAATCGTCCTGCTGGCGCCTGGCGAAAGCCGAGAGCAGGAGCCGGAGATCAATCTGGCCGACAGTGATGAAGCGTTGATCCAGGTCGACAACCTGAGGGTCGGCAGTTGGGTCGAATTCCAGGAAGATGAAGATCACAAGCTTCGGTGCAAGCTTGCCGCTGTGATCAAGCCCACCGGCAAGTACATTTTCGTGAACCGTACCGGCATGAAGGTGCTGGAAAAAACCCGAATGGGACTTGCAATTGAGTTCCGCCGAGGCGCTATCCGCCTTCTTAACGACGCACTGCTCTTCGATCGCGCATTGGAATCGGTGATCGGAAATCTACGGAACCTGAAGCACACCAGCCGGTAG